From a single Metopolophium dirhodum isolate CAU chromosome 6, ASM1992520v1, whole genome shotgun sequence genomic region:
- the LOC132947454 gene encoding putative uncharacterized protein DDB_G0282133 — MDSRKSIIMYYGFLMVKKISGAVCGRFPVTKKECTLGRDINCDIRILLEKVSALHCIIICVDNKAYVRDKSVAGSTKVNGKKVGRSNFLLHDSDEIDICGRKFVWKYPKKPHGELNNLSCKKSGLRNDYLSPRAPERFPNQVITPLDNNKMFSTSAYSNIKTPSKTIISLNKTPIIVTTENMSKSSFDEVQNSFQNQSSTTTDQAESKFMKSYSMTPVRNIPLLGDYKTTQRKSWIVTNTSDNSSSIGAHNRLSTERLKRDSTPDFNSSYHYEDEEVEFDSPDPPDLVLNSEDSVDINTTDLADNILPDDNQSDLNDKDDDTLQFNKNEINQLSVSEPGTSRRDTYSVDSRPIVIEENTTPTPRRSILKCSKTTKPNRSRSSCRMVQFARLPKTDSKIKNTKTRLNPGFNFIVTDDENNVIDLNQSTTNSTQFDVEEYDDDLDGVQPLDISVSSLINSPILDNSIIKSSKRGSRGNKVMSLVNSIEKRPNETSKHSIRASDLLSMNGSKHVETSPNDDSQNNANLLQESVSSTRRINLEDIFEAEDSLKSSSNIENETIAQEIKESPVKSVEIVSSPKTNSFNITDTEKITDNVFTEDVSKNDTNDLECEYTFALPLILPKIDSSSITVIDSDSAFVDSENDFSPTEIIDNQFDKNSKLDKSSHIIEDCSTSPNELLTKTHNVERPTLDHELSKTSTHDNNIDETQRDKSDRYQKTVDEEICTDDIETSSEKNKSIEKEHTQKQNDDDVCTNEVQPSKNDIVRLINKSTDLNLDQIDKQNYVSKVVEQTLNGETPSIVVQSMSEMFNASIDEHETTHSQHKENLVETYVLMGKDDLQNSLGVKEFEKIIPAKCNKTLCENSVLSAEPVNKSLMDAIEVQLDKMHSHNDTSSSCNENEIILVDSTLDLNKQKTLTSNLDLEVTENLTLKINDNLSNSFVNTLPVVGSPEIISKQKSPAKDNLSNNCLTDVDCSDVTELPARTSVGETNSMQNINVNNKDSSITIPPDNLSIKNKSPKPIKKKFISLEQLRTALGTNNSKEFKKSVRSPLNESIGHKHHKIDSTKRITELCLSSSDDENDTKKKNLDHSLDTSIGKPRYESTPWNCSKSSKTPFNSTASIQPNETTRDDSAENEDRPRDKSRSRSVTPFGSQKEWSQMMKEFNESVKKASVNINNTSNRKKKLFVTKSKLSQVSAQIPTKDSNMENNTSEIKNNNSTQGSMKSSSMSNNTSYESGHVKRSLRNKSASVKIVRRSSRSNKSQISHTDNYCSDETSNSNEILPRKKKSINKKTTDKRINETVQSNTNRPMRSKTIIPVLKTDSKINFVPCSESENNSTTAYSLKEETYSRTKKLTKKNSLNSPSTSVNKNESNNIIKEQDKVQLKVTKDSLSSIDNERSCSTSSTNEVQTFERELRRRKRINTSSIKTRTNTLNTDNVKTTEKSKQKNTSSTKRYSTNTNNNALSESGIIKLDKKNKNVKSKSTKISKTVKTKKPTNLRTNMNSRSKRLLPSKPIKTSAKDSSEYESSSETEEGTQKQQSVDHPSKSIKEKTRKKNVDVDINLSSLTTRRSQREKSKMSDVSLQSGTQIRTRAANTSPLPPNSKDKKKNILPKVVANLVSQTSNSPKKASNIVTKQNSAVSNLVPDDSLPGTTKKSAGLKSKKNSQLNRLLSYKPIKANIKDSLEHELITETEESTQKPQSIHCPPKSTKEKTKKKDVSIDNNLSSLSTKRNLREKSKTSDVSLLPPKTQSRKRAADTSPLSQPNAKGKKCDISSKVANTVSRASNSPNIRTRNMSKLTVKQVSDNSFPETTIVIKKERKKSTEKVKPKSNENIQTKKRRLNSDNCSFDSAPSTSKKSRQVTFRGTESENKSSDSSTYTTSKIPNTDDSTESNASLKVKYNKNAEKSILPIQRKTRNAEKSISPIQRKTRKAAKQVASKDKETFISPRVLRVRDKKK; from the exons atggACAGccgaaaatcaataataatgtattatggttTTTTAATGGTCAAAAAAATTAGTGGAGCCGTTTGTGGACGTTTTCCAGTTACAAAAAAGGAATGCACTTTAGGTCGTGATATTAATTGTGATATAAGGATTCTTTTAGAAAAAGTGTCAGCTCTacattgtatcataatatgtgttgataataaa GCATATGTTCGTGACAAAAGTGTTGCTGGTTCAACCAAAGTCAATGGGAAGAAAGTTGGCAGGagtaattttttattgcatgATTCAGATGAAATTGATATTTGTGGAAGAAAATTTGTTTGGAAATATCCTAAAAAGCCACATGG agaattaaataatttatcatgcaAAAAGTCCGGGTTAAGAAATGATTATTTATCACCAAGAGCACCAGAACGTTTTCCAAACCAAGTCATCACCCCACtg gACAACAACAAAATGTTTTCAACTTCGGCCTACAGCAACATCAAAACTCcctcaaaaacaataataagcttaaataaaacaccaat tatTGTCACCACAGAAAATATGTCTAAATCTTCATTTGATGAAGTGCAGAATAGCTTTCAGAATCAAAGTTCAA ctaCTACTGATCAAGCAGAATCCAAATTTATGAAATCATATTCAATGACTCCTGTCCGAAATATACCG cttCTCGGGGATTATAAAACCACACAAAGAAAATCATGGATTGTTACTAATACATCAGACAATTCATCTTCAATTGGAGCTCATAACAGATTATCTACTGAAAGGTTAAAGAGAGATTCTACTCCTGACTTTAATTCTAGTTATCATTATGAAGACGAAGAAGTCGAATTTGATTCCCCCGATCCACCCGATCTTGTATTGAATAGTGAAGATTCTGTAGATATAAATACTACTGATTTAGCTGATAACATTTTGCCAGATGATAACCAATCAGATTTAAACGACAAAGATGATGACACTttacagtttaataaaaatgaaataaatcaaCTATCAGTTTCTGAACCAGGCACATCTCGAAGAGATACATACTCTGTTGATAGTAGACCTATAGTAATTGAAGAAAATACTACACCTACCCCAAGACGTTCTATTCTGAAGTGTTCAAAAACCACTAAACCTAATCGATCGAGATCAAGCTGTCGAATGGTTCAGTTTGCTCGTTTACCAAAAACAGATAGtaagattaaaaatacaaagacTCGATTAAATCCgggatttaattttattgttactgATGATGAAAATAATGTGATTGATTTGAATCAAAGTACTACAAATTCTACGCAGTTCGATGTTGAAGAATATGATGATGATTTGGATGGTGTACAGCCATTAGATATTAGTGTTTCATCTCTAATTAATTCGCCAATTTTAGACAATAGTATAATTAAATCGTCAAAACGAGGTTCAAGAGGTAACAAAGTAATGAGTCTTGTAAATTCCATTGAAAAGCGTCCCAATGAAACTTCCAAGCATAGTATTCGAGCATCCGATCTGCTGAGTATGAATGGATCAAAACATGTAGAAACATCGCCTAATGAtgattctcaaaataatgcaaATCTATTGCAAGAATCAGTTTCTTCAACAAGACGAATTAATTTGGAAGATATTTTTGAGGCCGAAGATTCTCTTAAATCTTCTTctaatattgaaaatgaaacTATAGCTCAAGAAATTAAAGAAAGCCCAGTAAAGAGTGTTGAAATAGTTTCAAGTCCTAAAAcaaattcatttaatattacagACACAGAAAAAATTACAGACAATGTTTTTACTGAAGATGTATCTAAAAATGATACAAATGATCTTGAATGCGAGTACACTTTTGCTTTACCATTAATTCTTCCTAAAATCGATTCTAGTTCTATTACAGTAATTGATAGTGATTCAGCTTTTGTTGATAGTGAAAATGATTTTAGTCCTActgaaataattgataatcaatttgataaaaattcaaaacttgaCAAATCATCACACATTATAGAAGACTGTTCAACATCTCCAAATGAATTACTAACAAAGACTCATAATGTTGAACGTCCTACATTAGATCATGAATTAAGTAAAACATCGACAcatgataacaatattgatgAAACACAGAGAGATAAATCTGATCGTTACCAAAAAACTGTAGATGAAGAAATATGTACTGATGACATTGAAACATcgtctgaaaaaaataaatcaatagaaAAAGAACATACTCAAAAACAGAATGATGATGATGTATGTACCAATGAAGTCCAACCATCAAAAAATGATATTGTAAGACTTATCAATAAATCTACAGATTTGAATTTAGATCAAATTGacaaacaaaattatgtttcaaAGGTCGTTGAACAAACCCTTAATGGTGAGACTCCATCAATAGTAGTTCAAAGTATGTCTGAAATGTTCAATGCGAGTATTGATGAACACGAAACTACACATTCACAACATAAAGAAAATCTGGTAGAAACGTATGTATTGATGGGAAAAGATGATCTACAAAATTCATTGGGGGTAAAAGAATTTGAAAAGATTATTCCGGCCAAATGTAATAAGACCTTGTGTGAAAACAGTGTTTTGTCAGCTGAACCTGTGAACAAAAGCCTTATGGACGCTATTGAGGTGCAGCTTGACAAGATGCACAGTCATAATGATACAAGCTCTAGTtgtaatgaaaatgaaattattctGGTAGATTCAacattagatttaaataaacagAAAACATTAACATCAAATTTGGATCTTGAAGTAACAGAAAatcttactttaaaaataaatgataatctaTCTAACAGTTTCGTAAATACATTACCAGTTGTTGGATCCCCAGAAATTATATCTAAACAAAAATCCCCAGCAAAAGATAATCTTAGTAACAATTGTTTAACAGATGTTGACTGTTCGGACGTTACTGAATTGCCTGCCAGAACATCAGTTGGTGAAACAAATTCTATGcagaatataaatgtaaataacaaGGACTCAAGTATAACTATACCCCCCGACAATCTTTCTATAAAGAATAAATCTCCAAAAccaattaaaaagaaatttatcaGTTTGGAACAGTTAAGAACTGCTCTTGGCACAAATAAttctaaagaatttaaaaaatctgtACGATCACCATTAAATGAATCTATTGGACACAAGCATCATAAAATTGATTCAACTAAAAGGATTACAGAATTATGTTTATCATCTAGTGATGATGaaaatgatacaaaaaaaaaaaatttagatcaTTCATTGGATACATCTATTGGTAAACCTCGGTATGAATCTACCCCTTGGAATTGTTCTAAAAGTTCAAAAACACCTTTTAATTCTACTGCAAGTATACAGCCAAATGAAACCACAAGAGATGATTCTGCTGAAAATGAAGATAGACCCAGAGATAAAAGTCGTTCTCGTTCAGTTACACCATTTGGTAGTCAAAAAGAATGGTCTCAAATGATGAAAGAATTTAACGAATCTGTTAAAAAAGCTTCCGTTAATATTAACAACACAAGtaaccgtaaaaaaaaattgtttgttacaaaatcaaaattgtcTCAAGTATCTGCGCAAATTCCTACAAAAGACTCAAATATGGAGAACAACAcatcagaaattaaaaataataattctacacAGGGGTCAATGAAGTCATCAAGTATGTCTAATAATACTTCATATGAATCTGGTCATGTTAAAAGATCTTTGAGAAACAAATCGGCTTCTGTTAAAATTGTTAGAAGATCTAGTAGATCTAATAAATCTCAAATCAGTCACACTGACAATTATTGTTCAGATGAAACTAGCAACAGTAATGAAATATtgccaagaaaaaaaaaatccattaataaaaaaactactgATAAAAGAATCAATGAAACTGTTCAATCAAACACTAACCGTCCAATGAGAAGTAAAACAATAATTCCAGTCTTAAAAActgattcaaaaataaattttgttccATGTTCTGAAAGTGAGAATAACTCTACTACTGCATACTCGTTAAAAGAAGAAACATATAGCCGAACTAAAAAACTAACAAAGAAAAATAGTCTGAATTCACCATCAACGAGTGTGAATAAAAATgagtcaaataatattataaaagaacaaGATAAAGTACAATTAAAAGTCACTAAAGACTCACTATCAAGTATTGATAATGAAAGGTCTTGTTCTACAAGTTCTACAAATGAAGTACAAACATTTGAAAGAGAATTGCGTAGAAGAAAACGTATCAATACTTCCTCTATTAAAACCAGGACAAATACATTAAATACTGATAATGTAAAAACAAcagaaaaatcaaaacaaaaaaatacctcATCTACTAAGAGATATAGTACTAACACCAATAATAATGCACTATCTGAATCAGGTATAATAaagttagataaaaaaaataaaaatgttaaatcaaaatctaccaaaatttcaaaaactgtaAAAACAAAGAAACCCACTAACTTAAGAACAAATATGAATTCTCGGTCAAAACGTCTCTTACCTTCTAAACCAATTAAAACAAGTGCAAAAGATTCTTCAGAATATGAATCGTCAAGTGAAACTGAAGAGGGTACTCAAAAACAACAATCAGTTGATCATCCATCTAAATCAATCAAAGAAAAAACTCGGaagaaaaatgttgatgttgatattaatttatccTCATTAACAACTAGACGTAGTCAAagagaaaaatcaaaaatgtctgaTGTTTCATTGCAATCAGGAACACAAATTCGCACACGTGCAGCCAATACGTCACCTTTACCTCCAAACAGTAAAgacaaaaaaaagaatattttaccCAAAGTAGTAGCAAACCTGGTTTCTCAAACTTCAAATTCTCCAAAGAAGGCTAGTAATATTGTAACTAAACAAAATTCAGCAGTTAGTAATTTAGTTCCTGATGATTCTTTACCTGGAACTACAAAGAAATCTGCgggtttaaaatcaaaaaagaaTTCTCAGCTTAATCGTCTCTTATCTTATAAACCAATTAAAGCAAATATAAAAGATTCTTTAGAGCATGAATTGATAACTGAAACCGAAGAAAGTACTCAAAAACCTCAGTCAATTCATTGTCCACCTAAATCTACCAAagaaaaaactaagaaaaaggATGTtagtattgataataatttatcctCATTATCAACTAAACGTAACCTAAgagaaaaaagtaaaacttCAGATGTTTCATTGCTGCCACCAAAGACACAAAGTCGCAAACGTGCAGCTGATACATCACCTTTATCTCAGCCCAACGCTAAAGGCAAAAAATGTGATATTTCATCCAAAGTTGCAAACACAGTTTCTCGTGCTTCAAACTCTCCAAATATACGTACCCGAAATATGTCCAAATTAACTGTTAAACAAGTTTCTGATAATTCTTTTCCTGAAACTACAATAGTCattaaaaaagaaagaaaaaaatctaCTGAAAAAGTAAAACCAaaatcaaatgaaaatatacaaaCCAAAAAACGTCGACTGAATTCTGATAATTGTTCTTTTGACTCTGCTCCATCTACCAGTAAAAAAAGTAGACAAGTAACTTTCAGAGGAACAGAAAGTGAAAATAAATCGTCCGATTCATCTACATACACAACATCCAAAATTCCGAATACCGATGATTCTACTGAGTCTAATGCTTCACTCAAAGTGAAATACAACAA aaatgcTGAAAAGTCAATTTTACCTATACAAAGAAAAACAag GAATGCTGAAAAGTCAATTTCACCCATACAAAGAAAAACAag aaaagcAGCAAAACAAGTCGCTTCAAAGGATAAAGAGACATTTATTTCTCCTCGTGTACTAAGAGTCAGGGACAAGAAAAAGTGA
- the LOC132947455 gene encoding m7GpppN-mRNA hydrolase has protein sequence MIIEMKPVTVKKGDQMIQNKLTKEILDDLSCRFIINVPEVERQNLIRICFQIELAHWFYIDFYCDEHNLKPYGINQFALHMFRHIPFLRSRESQVLDVLKEWREYKRSVPTYGAILLNEDMTQVLLVQSYWTKTSWGFPKGKVNQDEDPLNCAVREVYEEIGYDIGSVINKNDYIETVLNDQINRLYIVPGVSMKTKFSPQTRNEIGSIEWFALDKLPSNRRDHIAAKSLNKHSFYMVLPFIRQLKSWVVKKRIKEKQNAKPPKNSKHPSKNSKLPPKSSKSLVENPKSVAQKNSKSLPENPKSVPVIPKLPPNTLELIDPAIIFTPDKKKENTSFLTSQTQEFFAMFPERYSSPKSQIIAPQPSTPIQQPPSPATILAEPNAISETKLKEFFAMFPQCLDVSKSPVVQKDTVATVQVTENKSRIKKTSPWPEFKFNTAEIMKYF, from the exons ATGATCATCGAAATGAAGCCAGTGACCGTAAAAAAAGGAGACCAGATGATACAGAATAAGTTGACTAAGGAAATTCTAGATGACCTTAGCTG tcggtttataatcaatgttcCTGAAGTAGAACGACAAAATTTGATACGGATTTGTTTCCAAATTGAACTGGCCCATTGGTTTTACATCGATTTTTATTGTGATGAACATAACTTAAAACCATATGGTATCAACCAATTTGCATTACATATGTTCCgg cACATACCATTTTTGAGAAGTCGTGAATCCCAGGTTTTGGATGTGCTTAAAGAATGGCGTGAATATAAAAGATCAGTACCAACATATGGTGCTATTCTACTAAATGAAGATATGACTCAAGTATTGTTGGTCCAAAGTTATTGGACCAAAACATCATGGGGATTCCCAAAAGGCAAAGTGAACCAAGACGAGGATCCATTAAACTGTGCAGTTAGAGAA gtTTATGAAGAAATTGGTTATGACATTGGTAGTGTGATTAACAAGAATGATTACATTGAAACTGTGTTGAATGATCAGATCAATAGATTATACATAGTGCCTGGAGTCagcatgaaaacaaaattttctCCTCAAACTCGGAATGAAATTGGATCAATTGAGTGGTTTGCGTTAGATAAATTGCCATCTAACCGTAGAGATCATATAGCTgccaaaagtttaaataaacattCCTTTTACATGGTATTACCATTCATCAG ACAATTGAAGAGTTGGGTggttaaaaaaagaataaaagaaAAGCAGAATGCCAAGCCACCCAAAAATTCTAAACATCCTTCCAAGAATTCTAAATTGCCTCCAAAGAGTTCTAAATCGCTGGTGGAAAATCCTAAGTCAGTGGCACAAAAGAATTCTAAATCATTGCCCGAGAATCCTAAATCGGTGCCTGTGATTCCTAAGTTGCCGCCCAATACTTTAGAATTAATTGATCCCGCCATCATTTTTACcccggataaaaaaaaagaaaatacaagTTTTCTT acttCTCAGACGCAAGAATTTTTCGCTATGTTTCCGGAACGTTACAGTTCTCCAAAATCTCAAATTATAGCACCTCAACCAAGTACACCTATACAGCAACCTCCTTCTCCTGCAACTATATTAGCTGAACCCAATGCAATTTCG gaaaccaaactTAAAGAATTCTTCGCCATGTTCCCTCAATGTTTGGATGTCTCCAAATCCCCAGTTGTGCAAAAGGATACTGTTGCCACAGTTCAGGTGACTGAAAATAAAAGCAGAATCAAGAAAACAAGTCCCTGGCCAGAGTTTAAATTTAACACGgctgaaataatgaaatatttttaa
- the LOC132946789 gene encoding 52 kDa repressor of the inhibitor of the protein kinase-like — protein sequence MRSAFRGVQAVIMKQFPKALYTHCFAHCLNLCLNDASKVQQVRNALGVVQEVSACFRASAKRSTVLRKKLESKSFSGLKKFCETRWVERHESILILVEGFIEIISALEELMSIEHDKAVFPLHKSMCNFNFIITICILEKVLGITYFISKYLQTENIDLSIAIESVELTIQKLQDLRTEETFFSIFHRACEIAKEVGTSPTIPRVVGTQKHRENYAILNNDHVSYYRQSLYYPYLDDILASFNERFKMNSNIFISLSSLLPSKIGNLSFSDIQPAIDFYEEDLRSNNQNIHMDLLKNEFEFWKQKWSNEENNLPKNALDTLSKCPEDLFPHINILLKLLAILPVSTASVERSFSSLKRIKTYLRNSTGEARLNGLALMNIHRDIQIDTDAILNMFASKKERRLDFKL from the coding sequence ATGAGGTCTGCATTTAGAGGAGTTCAAGCAGTTATAATGAAACAATTTCCAAAAGCACTATACACGCACTGTTTTGCTCATTGTTTAAACTTATGTCTTAACGATGCATCAAAAGTGCAACAAGTGAGAAATGCTCTGGGTGTTGTACAGGAAGTAAGTGCATGTTTTCGTGCATCAGCTAAACGGTCAACTGTACTACGGAAAAAATTAGAATCTAAATCCTTTTCTGGGTTGAAAAAATTTTGCGAGACTAGATGGGTAGAACGACACgagtcaattttaattttggttgaaggttttattgaaataattagtgCATTGGAAGAACTTATGTCAATAGAACATGATAAAGCAGTTTTTCCATTACATAAATCtatgtgtaattttaattttattataactatctgTATTTTGGAAAAGGTCCTTggaataacttattttatttcaaaatatcttcaaacagaaaatattgatttatccaTTGCAATAGAATCTGTAGAATTgacaattcaaaaattacaagaTTTACGGACGgaagaaacttttttttctatatttcatCGTGCTTGTGAAATCGCAAAAGAAGTTGGTACATCACCAACCATACCAAGAGTAGTCGGGACTCAAAAACATCGAGAAAATTATGCCATACTCAATAATGACCATGTCTCTTACTACAgacaatcattatattatccatatttAGATGATATTTTAGCATCATTTAATGAACGTTTTAAAATGaactctaatatttttatttctttatcttCTTTATTACCAAGCAAAATTGGTAATTTATCATTTAGTGATATACAGCCAGCTATTGATTTTTATGAAGAAGATTTAAGATCTAATAACCAAAACATTCACATggacttattaaaaaatgaatttgaattttggaaGCAAAAATGGTCtaatgaagaaaataatttaccaaaaaatgcATTAGACACATTATCAAAATGCCCCGAAGATTTATTcccacatataaatattttattaaaacttcttGCTATTTTGCCTGTATCAACGGCATCGGTTGAAAGaagtttttcttctttaaaaagAATCAAGACCTATTTAAGAAACTCTACCGGTGAGGCAAGATTAAACGGATTAGCTCTTATGAATATCCACAGAGACATACAAATTGACACAGAtgctattttaaatatgtttgcgTCTAAAAAGGAAAGgcgtttagattttaaattgtga
- the LOC132947457 gene encoding probable ribosome biogenesis protein RLP24 — protein MRIDTCYFCSSKIYPGHGMHFVRNDCKVFKFCRSKCHRAFQKKKNPRRVRWTKAYRKAVGKELAVDPSFEIEKRRNIPMKYDREFWQMSMEAIKKVTEIQKKRQSTYVMQRLRKGREVEQHRDIREVQRDMSLIRSPAAGLKQRLATEEKLLEEEEENDVEMIAAEDENNIDHSKLSYIKI, from the exons ATGCGTATTGACACTTGTTATTTTTGTTCGTCCAAAATATATCCAGGACATGGAATGCATTTCGTAAGAAATGATTGTAAG gtatttaaattttgtcgcTCAAAATGTCACAGAGCATTCCAAAAGAAGAAGAACCCTAGGCGTGTACGGTGGACCAAAGCATACCGCAAGGCTGTTGGTAAGGAACTGGCTGTCGATCCATCATTTGAGATTGAAAAACGACGTAACATACCCATGAAATATGACAGAGAGTTTTGGCAAATGTCAA TGGAAGCAATTAAGAAAGTCACTGAAATTCAAAAGAAACGCCAATCTACATATGTCATGCAGCGATTACGTAAAGGACGTGAAGTTGAACAGCACAGAGATATCAGAGAAGTCCAAAGAGATATGTCACTGATTAGATCGCCTGCTGCAG GACTTAAACAACGTTTGGCAACTGAAGAAAAACTActagaagaagaagaagaaaatgaTGTGGAGATGATTGCTGCAGAAGACGAGAATAATATTGATCATAGTAAATTatcttacataaaaatataa
- the LOC132947462 gene encoding uncharacterized protein LOC132947462 isoform X1, whose product MFKMRFYTFILFLAIVIISFLNETEARRKILRGRKTITRTYYKSLGIPAWLSITFTGLIILGISGIIFAVLQKFIIVNNQPPQQTPSSVPLTTSS is encoded by the exons atgttcaaaatgcgtttctatacatttattttgtttttggcgATTG TAATAATCTCATTTCTCAATGAAACAGAAGCGAGACGAAAGATCCTTAGGGGAAGAAAAACAATTACCAGGACATATTACA aatcttTAGGAATCCCTGCTTGGTTGTCAATCACATTCACTGGACTCATCATATTAGGGATTTCAGGAATAATTTTTGCTGTATTGcaaaaatttattatagttaacaatCAACCTCCACAGCAAACGCCTTCCTCGGTGCCACTCACCACATCATCTTAG
- the LOC132947462 gene encoding uncharacterized protein LOC132947462 isoform X2, with protein sequence MFKMRFYTFILFLAIEARRKILRGRKTITRTYYKSLGIPAWLSITFTGLIILGISGIIFAVLQKFIIVNNQPPQQTPSSVPLTTSS encoded by the exons atgttcaaaatgcgtttctatacatttattttgtttttggcgATTG AAGCGAGACGAAAGATCCTTAGGGGAAGAAAAACAATTACCAGGACATATTACA aatcttTAGGAATCCCTGCTTGGTTGTCAATCACATTCACTGGACTCATCATATTAGGGATTTCAGGAATAATTTTTGCTGTATTGcaaaaatttattatagttaacaatCAACCTCCACAGCAAACGCCTTCCTCGGTGCCACTCACCACATCATCTTAG